Genomic window (Rosa chinensis cultivar Old Blush chromosome 6, RchiOBHm-V2, whole genome shotgun sequence):
TATTTAATACATAAGCAATTGGCTAGAAAGGTAAGAAGACATACCGCAGGTTGATCAGTCTCTTGCACAAGCTGCTTCAATGCCCAATTTGGTTGTCTTTCAAATAACTTGAACATTATATCCTCCAGTTCCCCACGATCCCTTCTAGTCCTTTTCACATCTGATTGTTTAACTGGTACAGGTTTCTTCTTATCCTGGCATATCGAAATTCAAGTATTATTCCTTTGCTTCTTCTAAGAATGTGGCCAAAGGAAGCATAAAACATTATCCATCATATCTGAACCCAAGATTTATATCTGCATAGGACCACATTTCGCACATCTAGACTCTACAAGGAATAAATTTCATTTTACTTGTTCTTGTAACCTCTATGACTATGGTTTTCCTTCATCCTGGAAAACATTGCGGTCACATGACCACCACAAAAAGCTAGACAATCTCTATGCTAAAAAAGAACGTATCTGTGACTTCCCAGTCCTCACAGAATGAGCTCTCAAAGGGGGTAGGAAACAACAAGCAAATAAGCAGGACACACTTCTAACATTCTCACATTAatttgtgcaaaaaaaaaaaaaaaaaaggattgaaGGAAGTTGATACCTTGGCATTGGTAGAAATCAAGCCAATCATACCAGGCATGGGCCTCATATGTACTCCTCGGTCATTATCAATAACCTTTCAACCggcaagagagaaaaataaataagatctTGTATACACTTAGAAATGAGGccataaaagaaacaaatggaAGATAGGGCTACCTGTATTTGTCTATTCTTGATCATGGACTTGTTTGTCCTTTCACGACACATCTTCCCATACTCTTCAAAGTTTGTACCATGGGGCTTCATGTCAAACTTGTGCTCTACTTTTCCTTCCACGGCAATCTTGCCTAAAATGAAGGCAAATGTCAAGAACTATTTTAACAGGGCAATTACAAAAGAAAGGGGGAATGGTTGAATAGCATAATATATGACATGATTTGACGGACATATAGAACCTAGAGTACTATTTGTGCAGCCTAGCCCAGTAATGGGAGTATGGGACTCTCCATGCATGTTCATTTTCGTGATTCTAGTTGAAGAAGGAGAGTATGTCATCAACAACACAGATACAGCACGTGTCTTCAACAGACAATTTCAATAGGCCAAACAAGCAATTGTCTTATACCTATTCCAAATCCGTAGTCATtcaaatttattcaaattagcttcttAGTCATCTAGAAGCATTCCTGAAATTGATGAAAGACAGTCATATGCCATCAATGAATCTACTTCAACAGCTCAACAACCAGTTCTGCATTTTTCTAGTATGCACCCTTAAAATATAAAGAAACTGGCTTTCCGTAAAATTGTAGCATGAAATCCACGAATAGCTGAAAACTAGTTTCAAAAGTGCACTAGTAGAAGTACTAGTTGTTGTATAATCTAATTACTGATCCTTACCTTGATTTCCCTCCGAGAAAACGCACATAGGAATAAAGTCTTTCGACATGTTCATAGAATAATTCTTCGGCTTCATCCCAGCCTCAGTGGGAGCAACCTCCATTTTGAACTGATAACAAATTTCAAAGGCGTAAGCACCAGAGAATAAAAATTGAGAACAAGTATGCACTTGGAAACCGAATTCAGTCACAAACAGAATCCCTAGGAGCTTTGCATTCTTATTTCAATGCAGCTTTCATCCTAATCATCTAAAACAACACAGAACTCCTACTGGATCAAATTgcaacacaaattagggttttgctgAAGAACACAGAGGCAACAAAACTGCAAACTTTCTAATACTCGCCCTAATTCAACAAAATCAGCGAAGAACTAATAGATTGCATACACTGTAAAACTCTGCGAAATTGAACTAATTAGTGAAGAACATGATCGAATTGAGAGAAGTAGCGAATACCTGCACCGCAGAGGTCTCATCGGTTTCGAGCGGATCAAGGGAGAGGACGACTTTGGCGACGGGGTGAGGATCGGAGGAAGGGTGCGAGTTCCAAGACTTGGCCACCGCCTGCGGCAGCTTCATCAGCCACACCAGCTTATCGGCTTTCGCAGTATCCAAGCTTTTTGTACCGCCATGGTCCTCCTCCGTCTTCACCTTCTTTGCCACGTGGTCTTCCTCCGACTTGACTCTCCTCGCCGACGGCTTCTCCTCCATATCTGAGCTGGCCGGAGCTTGATTTGACCGGAATTCAACTCGAGTTACCGCGAAGTCAAATTTGGCAAGAGAGTCTGCGAGACTGGGTTAGATGTTAACCGAAGCAGAAGAGGGGTGACATTCGGTGCGAGGGACACGTGTCGACAGAGGACTGGGTGGTTTTTAGAAGAGTATTGTCGGTTGTTTTGACTTTCCAAAATTTGTGACCAGCTGGAATCAGGTGTAGAATAGACCCGAGCGCGGGGTATTACTACTCGGGACTCAGAAGACTAGGGTCTTTTTGTCTCTTGTGGCTTAGCGGATCTGGGCTCTGCTAATAAAACAGTGGCTAGTCCAAAATGTCTCTAAAGCCAACCAACAGGCCCAATTTGTTCTAAGCAAGGTTTTAGTTCATAAGGGTGATTTGCTCTATGAGCTTGAAATCTTCAACCCAAAAGCCGACCAAAGTTGCTAGTCATGTAAATCAGTCCACTCGGTGGGTGTTTTGTAATTGGACTAATTTGTATTTCGGCCCACGGATTAGGCTAATCTGAGTCGCTAGTCATGTAAACCCCAATTACAATTTATCTTATCGAATTACCTCATTCGTGGTCCAAAATCATTTGATTTAGTGTTATAAGTTTTTCATTATCATTTGTAAATAGGAGGTTTTGCATTCTAGAGTCATCTTCCAATTGTTGTATAATTGAAATAATTATCTCATTTTCACTTTTATCAGCCATTGAACCAAACGTGTTTATGTCAAAACCTTTTGTATTAAAGCTCCATGCTTGTAGTTTAAGTAGAAGAAATATCAACAAGTTGGATACATATGTGTAGAGCCTATTCGAGGCTTCTACAAAACAACATATCCTGGATTTCATAGATAAGCATGTAAATGAATAACTCGTAATACCCTCATTACTTGGATCAGCTCAATAGTAGCATATTTGTGAATTGTACTCTAATATAGAACGCTAAAATGTTCTTCTTCCTTCTAAGAGGTCGATTAAGCAACTTTAGCGACCCCATGGTCATTGTAGTGCAAGATCTATTCTAGAGATGGATTCTAGTGGGCGGAGGGATAACTTTGCTTCTGGGTTCTCGAGATGGCTCCATCttaattatggatctaatcaTCTCCATTAGATTGTTTGCCTCCACATTGAAGCTTTCGGCCACTACTTTTACATCAGGATACGAGTAGAAGTGAGCGCTTCAGATTCTAAAAGAAAGTGTTAACGTTTTCAACCTATTTCTTGtcattattaataaatttttaaaaatgtGTAGTGTATATATTCTGCACTGTCGTGTAATAATAATGTTccaaatatttaattatttataaatcaaattcaaatttgaagtgaCTAAAGGTGgcaaactttcttttctttccattGATCAGAGGCAAAATTTTCCTTTAAGAAACAAGGGAGTGGTCGTAgatgaagaaattaaagaaggGAATTTTGAAGATGACGAGCGACAATAATGGAGTAGCGCCCAAGCCGTCACCATTTTACATAAAGTCGTATGGAGCAAGGAACCCAACCGACCCCATCATTTTCTGCTATTTGTTACTTACCTCACCACTTGGTGACAAATACTCGTACCACAACAAACCACGTGTATACAAATTTACAAACTTCTGGGAAGCTCACCCACACAAATCCAAACCCCACAAATATCTCATCTACGAACACATAGAATCTAACGATCAATAATGAGAGACGAAGACGACTCATGGCTCGCACACCGTAGATTCTATATATATGCGATACATAAAATATGTGTACGTTAGAACGAAGTTCCTTTCATCATTTCCTTTCCCACACTCCTAACTCGCTCGCTCCACCAATGGATCATCATCATCTcgctctcctctctctttttctcttcctaTCCTCCGCTGCCGCGTCCGCCGTAAGCGACGGTGGCGATCCTTTCATCCGACAAGTCGTGCCGGAGGCGGAGGAGGATCCACTCCTCCGCGCGGAGCATCACTTCTCAAACTTCAAAGCCACCTTCCGAAAGACCTACGCGAGCCAGGAGGAGCACGACTACAGGTTCGGCGTCTTCAAGGCCAACCTCCGCCGAGCCAAAATACACCAGGGGCTGGACCCCACCGCCGTCCACGGTGTCACCAAGTTCTCCGATCTCACTCCCAAGGAGTTTCGCCGGAATTTTCTCGGGCTCAAGAAGGGTCTCCGGCTACCGGAGGACGCCCACACGGCTCCGATCCTTCCGACCAATGATCTTCCCACCGACTTCGACTGGCGCGAGAAAGGTGCCGTCACGCCGGTCAAGGACCAGGTACTGTAATGCGTATGTGATATTAAAAGTAATTAAttcttgggtttttttttatGGAGTATTGATAGTGTGTATTGGGGTGTATATTAGGGTTCGTGTGGATCATGCTGGTCGTTTAGTGCGGCCGGAGCACTGGAAGGAGCTCATTATTTGGCAACAGGGGAGCTCGTGAGTCTCAGCAGTCAGCAGCTTGTGGACTGTGATCATGAGGTTTGCTCATAATTAAACATTATAATATATCTTTTAATTTTCCATGTCTTATTTTGGTTGCTAGTACAATATAATTTGATTTCTGCTGTATACAAGTATATCCAAGTATTGAACTTTTTATCTGCAAAACCTAAAGGCTGAAGCTTCTAATTGCTTAACTGAGTTTAAGGTTTTGACACTAGTTAATTAATTTGGCAGTAGTAGAGTCTGTATAGTATGTAGCTGATGGAATATTAAGTTGATCTATGATGTATCTGTACTTCAAGATATTGAACTTTTCGCTAGATGGTTGAGTGAGTGTACATTTTAACCTTGTGGATTTCAAGTTGGTTGGAATTACTTGCTTTTTTTGAAGACTTTTATCTTTTATCTGCTTACGAAGATCGAAGAGAAAGATTTGTTTTCGTATATCCTTTTCCTTGCTAAAATTTAtgagtctcctcataatcctgTTTGTTAGGACATAGGTGCCCCAATTTTTATGTTTACTAATTGGGATCTCAAGTACGATTCACATACATCCATTTTATAATATCCGCAAAGTTCTCAGTACTGGTGGTAGAATCTGTGTTTGTATAGGCAGTTGGTTGCTTTCTTATATCTAATGGAATGGTGATGCACTTTATTTGACTTGATTGTTATGATGGCATGTCATTGTCTTATAATGAGCCTGTACATTTTGCAGTGTGATCCAGAAGAATATGGTTCATGTGACTCGGGCTGTAGTGGTGGACTGATGACCAATGCCTTTGAGTACGCACTCAAGGCTGGGGGTTTGGAGCAAGAGAAGGACTACCCTTACACTGGGACTGATCGCGGTACCTGCAAATTTGACAAGAGCAAAGTTGTCGCTACTGTCTCCAACTTCAGTGTTGTTTCCCTTGACGAAGATCAAATTGCTGCAAATTTGGTCCACAATGGCCCTCTTGCAATTGGCATCAATGCGGTGTTCATGCAAACATACGTGGGGGGAGTCTCGTGCCCTTACATCTGCGCAAAACATCGTCTGGATCACGGGGTGCTTCTGGTGGGTTACGGCTCCTCTGGGTTTGCTCCGATACGCTTCAAGGAGAAGCCTTACTGGATCATAAAGAATTCATGGGGACAGAGTTGGGGAGAGGAAGGGTATTACAAGATCTGCAGGGGTCATAATGTTTGTGGGGTGGATAGCATGGTCTCTACCGTTGCTGCTATGCACGCATGAAACCAGAACCATTAGGAAATCAAGGAGTTTATCATAGTATTTACTGTTTTAGACTTGTGGGGCttttgtacatatatatatatatatcctatgaTCTCCGATCGAGATGATAATTGCAGGAGGATCTGTAATAAGTCTAGTTGTCTGATTCTGAACTTGCATAGTAGAAGACTTGTTGGGATTATAATCTTATTTGTCTGGTGTTGACTTATTGGGATTATAATGTTATTTGTCTGGTGTTGTAGGCTTATGTTATgaatttttagaattttagaGTATTCGCCCCGTGTTGTTCCCTGAATTCTTCATCCTAGCCCTCACGAATCGAGTTATAGTGTTTGTCATTCATCTATTTTTGTAACAAtttatatataacaaaaataaatgaaatttttaaccaattacatgcaaagcATGTGAAGGGTTGGAGGCGCCCCGGCTATTTAAGCGACGATGAGACTCAATTTTATAATCCCGTTGCGCGTTTCCACGTCACGTCCAAATTGTCCACCGCGAGTCATTTGCTTAAATCTGATTGGTGGGTCAGACCCTGTTGGGCTTGTTAGAGCCTTGTTTTCGTTACTTTCGGCCCAGCATGCATTCTTATGGACCCGGACAAGTTTGTTTCTGGTGTAAGTTTTGGCGAGACATAATGACATTTAGGCGGCCAATAATCTGCTTTTTAATAAAGACTTAAGAGTCGGCCTCAAATCTAATCATGTCGGGGAGTGGACAACTGGAAACTACGAACTGCCAGTCATACCCCACCCCAACTTGACGTTGGACGCAACCCTAACCTACACGTATACATTTACGGGGGACCACTAGCATGCCTGTTGTACTACTGTACCAGTGCTTCATACCACCACATATACTGATATATGTACGTAGTTACAGTATTCAGGAGGTATTTCTTATTTTGGATTGTGATTGGCGACTGCAATATTTTATgttaatttttcattttgagactggaaaataaataataaaattgcaAAATATTGTCACAGTGTGTATCGATCGATCGCTAAGACATCAATTACGTTAATGAATATCTTCCTTACTAAAAAAATGCGAGATAATGACATTATAAAACATACAGaatccctttcaaaaaaaaaaacgtacagaatcatttaaaaaaaaaaaagtatgaaaTTTTTCTTATTGTAAAATAATGCAcaaatcatttctttttatatCCTAAACAAGGGATCAGCATatgttggtgacgaaaaattccgtagaggatcTCACCAATGTATGCGGACTAGAGCGGGAGTTGACCAAGAATGATCGAGCAGTTTTTATCGAGTGTTGACTATAGGCTCAAAGAggaggggggtacctgcagaaaaccatctgatgcctaagtcagtaacTTTCTTAGTTGAGTTAAGTCAAATGAGTCGAAATTAGATATAAATCATATCATACTTGGTCGTCTTGCCTGTTACTTATAGGTGTGAGGCAACTTGGGTCATAAGTCGTAAATAGACTCAGTCCTCTGAGAAGCGGGGGATCTGAAACGCTCATTTGGTCACACCTGGCCTCATTTGCTCACACACAATATGCATTGATAAATTAATCGATCTTTGTGAAAGTGACCCTATGGAGCCTCCAAAAAGGGACTGGAACCACTCTACAGATATCTCTTTCGAAATGAGCCTTAACTGACGCTGCTGCAAGTCTTGACACCAAAAATGCTACAAATTCACACGAGAATCCGTGGTGAAGAAATAAGGAGATCTTTCTATATTGAAATATCAGTTGAAAGAATCATAGGCAAATTCCTATGAAAATAGTCGTCTGCCTCCCACAACAAGTAACATAAATGAAAATGTTTCTTTTTTGGCGTATAGATACCTGGGTGGGCCCCTATTGCAGTTCAACGTCAATAATGCATTTCGACATGGCGATCTCAAAGAAGTTGAGGGTCATGCGTACGGTAAGGAGGGGGATTCGCGTCTATTGAACCTTAAAAAAGAATGAAGGCCCTGCCGAAATTCCACTTGTGGAGTAGCGAAGGAGGCCTACTATACATATACTGAATATAACTGTACTTATTTCCGAGCTTTATGATCGTCTCATTGCCACGCTTAATAGCTGTCATCATTACAGCATTTACAATCATATTTATCGCCGTAATCATGGTTATATTTACTCGTATATTCATGGCGGGATTTAATCATCATGACCGTGAGTCAAATTCGTTGACTACCCCCACAGCATAAGAACTTACACTCAAGATAAGCATATGTATTTGAGAAACTCAGTTAATTGCTCAATATATGTATCGTATGTCATACATGGAAGTTGAGGAAGAATAATATTAACGGAAGTGATGATTTTAAGCATGTAGATACGAATAAAAGTTTTGTAGTCATGATGATTGAgttacaaaataataaaatcaaCTCGTCACGATTAGATATAATGATGAATTAAGCACGTGTCAGAGCTATGAAATATATGTGATCTTGAACATCATCGTTTAGGTCTCATAATAATGATAGAATACACATTGAGAGTTTAGTGTTACAAATtgttttttcttaatcttattatttgttttaatgtgCGGTACAAAACAAAAGATTTATTCTGCTGCATCCGATGGAAGAGTCTGACGGACCTAACGGTCAATGTTGGAGAAAGGCATGATAATTAAAATGAAATGCATACCGCCTTTTTTCCGATGAGGGTCAAGGATGAATGGTGTTGAGGGCTTGCCCCTTCCAGGTAAAAATGGAGCTTTAGACATAGAATTATAATAGAGAGAAGAAAGCGAGAAGGACAACAGATTGGGGTCAATAGCAAGAAGAAAGCTCTGGGCTCGagagcaaaagaaagaaagacagGGACACAATAATTGGAACTTCCACACAGAATATCATTCATCTCGTCTCCAATAAAAATCCCCCATATATCGTCCTTTTCTCTCTCCATCAATCTCTTTCTCTGGTCTTTTTTCCGGGAACCctagctttattttctttcttattcACCTTTCTGATCATCGATAAATGGCCTCGTCCGAATGTTCCCAATCCGGCATCAAAAATATATTGATAACACCAAGGAGGCCCTTATTAACTGAGCTCGATGCATGTACTTAAGATTTTAATTAAGCCAAATTAATTTGCCTTGGCCAGGGTCAGGTCTACTTTTTAGCTTTTACCCTAGTTTTGGGCGGCGGGCTGGGcccccgggggggggggggggggcgggggtGTTATTGACCAAAATTAGGtttaagattagggtttctttAAATTAACGCTTTGTTCTGTTTAAAAGTTGATCACTCACCTCTCACCTCACTCCACCAGAGTCAAGGGCAGCGTACGGCGCGACAGCGGCTAAGGCGGCCGGAGCTCGTACTTTTGCTCTTGTATATATTGAAATCCAATAATTAGTGGGATTATGGGGGATTCACGTGACTGTCTTTCATGAAAAGGCCATTTTCTCTTTACTAAAGCCTTAGCCAGCTTTTGGTCAAATGCTTTAATCTTCTACTGCTGCCTCCCCAAGCCAAGATTTGCTGAAGTACACTCCACAGCACGAACCGTATTTCCTATCAACTTAGGCCAATCATCGGAGATTAATTGGACGGGTTAATGAGCTATTAATTATGCAACCATTGATTGACAATTGCGTAAGGGAATGACCTATATTAATGACTAAAATACCGAAACTCATGAAAATATCGATAGTTCATAAAAAAGTAATTTCAATAGAAATATTGAGAAAATACTGAATATCGATGGAAATTTTACCGAGATTTTGGATAAAAGTTGTGTATAACCAACTAAAAATAAATTATCGGAAAgatatgaaaattaatattagTGCTTGTAAAAAACGGAAATTTCAAACAAATATCGAAGATATAGAGGATATTTTAGTCCTTGACCTATATGAGTTGTGAAATCAATTAACATAAATTTGTTAAAAATGTACTTCATCAGGAGAAATTAgagaaattaaagaagaaaatataaaagatgAGGGTCAGGGCGGACCCAGCTTTGTAGGTTTAAGGGGGCTGAGATTTAaagtaagaaaaaaattgtaACAATTTCAAATTGATTGACAACATTATGTATCAATTGAAACCGAACTTCTTGTTTTTGCATAATTTTGAACTCTAAAGTTGTCTATCTGTTGTAGAATTTCATTTAAGATTATGTATAGGCACATAATcactaaatatatataaatgttgTAGAACTAATAGTTAATAAAgcaaataaaattcacaaaagctaaaattgattaaattttgaTGATGAATACGGCGGTCGAGATAagaaaattgtaaaattcaaaatcaaactgGTTGTAAGTTGTAACGTGTCATGATATAATTAGAAAAGGGGGGCCAAACCTTTATAATTATAGAGCCAACCCCTTCAATCCTATTAACAACAAAGGAAACCTACATGTTTTCAGAAAGTTTGGGGGGTGCCAGGGCACCCTTTGGCTAATGGGTAGCTCCGCACCTGATGAGGGTTCAACTTGGGTCTACTCGATTGAAATTGAAGGTTGACATAGCCTCCGTAATAAAGGAAGGAGCATATGAAATACGCTTATCACTCATTTTGCCGATGGCTAATACAAATGTACAAAATTAATTACTCTCAACACGTTcttaaaataaaagaagatcgACACAAGAAATTAACTTGATACCGTTAAAAAACTCATGCATGAGGATTTGTTTTTCTCGGCTGTGTATATCCATATTCCATACAATtacaaattttgaaatgaatagTTCCAaactaaataataaataattggAAACAAACCGCGTGTAATCATATTTTTTTGTGTTAAAATAAGTTTTCCAAATTCAAACAACAGCATTGGTCAAATTAATCTACAAAGTGGACAAACTTTTGAGTTACAGTGTTGAGTTCTGTTATAACACCATAACGCTCCATTTAGTTCATGACCGTGTATCATTGGAAAACAGTCTTTGTTTTTTAGATGATGGAAATAAGACAAGTTATAGTTCGATAATAATACGAAAGTAATTAGGAAATCAACAGCATTCTCAACATTCACTTTATTTTCaatcttatttttttttaataatatgaTTTCAGTGTTTATGTATGTACGAAAAATCTCTCCGatgtttaaataaaaaaaaatagtttttttttagttattaTCAATAGATTCCATAAAATCAAAAAATGTACAACACAAGTTTGACAAAACAATTAAATGAATTAATTGATCTTGCTGCCTGCTGGCATATAACCAACATTTGATCTAGGGTTCACGTCCTACAATGTGTACTAACACACATAGGAACAGCCCATCTAAGCCTAATTCCGTTAAATATAACCATCAAGCTTGTTGACCTTATCATCGTAAGTGATTCAACAATCTCTAGCTCATCCCCCCACTACTGTACAAAAACCAATTTTTTTGTATCGATTAGTCAATCATAAAATGATTACACGAAGAATTTATGAGTGGAATACGAGGCATTTTGTACAAGAAAACAATACCGCACAATTTCGTAAAGCTCAAATTACGTTACCCTAAGAAAATGCTGTTTATTTtatgagaaaattttctatGGATAATTAGTTTTACGCGTGGTGTGAGGATCGTTATCACAGGCGCTACTAAAACCCTCGATTTGAATACATTATTGGCTGAAAAGTACACGTGGAGTGTGGTGATAGGTTTGTGATGCATGTCCTCTTTTGGGAGGTAAGATTGCTTGgtggattgaaaaaaaaaaaataataataataataataattcacaGGGATGGTCAGAAAAAGTAGTAGTAGCGGGTTCTCCGGTGTAATCACGAATAAGGAAAAGCTGAAGCACCGACACGTGGACGTATAGTGACCGTCCCGTGGCGCTACGACGACTGTGATTCCAAGTCGATGAGGCTCACAGAAACCGGAAGAAAGACCCAGAGGTGAATTGgctcttctttttccttattCTTTTAATCTCACTCAGTACTACTGATCGAGTCTGAGTGAGCTCTCCCAGTCACTCTCAGTCTCTTATCTCTCGCACACAGAAACCTTGTGTGTAGGTGACAGAGTTAGAGCTAGCAAAGAGAGAGTGATATAGGTTTGGTTTGGCGTAGTTGTCTTAAATGGTCGATGAGGGTTAGAGAGAGAGTGTAAAGAGCAGAGTGGGTGCAGTTTCCATGGCGGCGTTGCAGGGCTCTAATTCCGTGCCATTATTGCTTCGAACAACGACACCACCAGAATTGAAAACCCAACTCTTCATCAACAACAAAACAACTACTTAGTTTTTCCTCTGTCTTACCCTAAAATAGTCCCGAACAATAAACCCCCTCAAAAAAGCTGCCAAACAAAACCCAACCTCCCCACAACACCATAACAACGAGATCACATAGCTAGATTCACACAgtatatctatctatctatctatctatctatctcacacacacacacagagtgaGTGAGTACCAGATCGGTCGGTTCAAAAAGCAAAGTCGAAACCCTGGAAAACCCGGGTGTTAGAATCACTGATCTGCAATCAAGATTTGGTATTCTGATATGGATTTTTACCCCAAATTGAGGTCATTTTCGTGTGCGAGAAATGGCTGGGTTCTTCGGTAATTTAGGGGGAAGAGATCAAGGGCCGAGAAACAAACAAGACGGAGACGATGAAAGAGGAGGAAATTTAAACCTGTTTTCGTACGGAAACGAAGAGATCTACAACAACAAGGGGGGTTTCGAGTTATGGCCACAGTATCATCCTCaccatcctcatcatcatcagcaAAGCTTGAACTACTACGCGTTTGGAGTGGATCCTAGCCGTAATAACAACCACAACAACTTGGAGGGCAACGTCTCGGATGACTCATCTTCGGGGTTGAGACTCACTGTGATGCGACAAGGAAgcggcggtggcggtggcggtagTGGTCTAGGATCGGGCGGAATGAATTGTCAGGATTGCGGGAATCAAGCTAAGAAAGACTGTCCTCACTTGCGGTGCCGAACCTGTTGCAAGAGCCGAGGG
Coding sequences:
- the LOC112174393 gene encoding transcription initiation factor IIF subunit beta, with amino-acid sequence MEEKPSARRVKSEEDHVAKKVKTEEDHGGTKSLDTAKADKLVWLMKLPQAVAKSWNSHPSSDPHPVAKVVLSLDPLETDETSAVQFKMEVAPTEAGMKPKNYSMNMSKDFIPMCVFSEGNQGKIAVEGKVEHKFDMKPHGTNFEEYGKMCRERTNKSMIKNRQIQVIDNDRGVHMRPMPGMIGLISTNAKDKKKPVPVKQSDVKRTRRDRGELEDIMFKLFERQPNWALKQLVQETDQPAQFLKEILNELCVYNKRGTNQGTYELKPEYKKSVDDTPAE
- the LOC112172589 gene encoding cysteine proteinase 15A, whose translation is MCTLERSSFHHFLSHTPNSLAPPMDHHHLALLSLFLFLSSAAASAVSDGGDPFIRQVVPEAEEDPLLRAEHHFSNFKATFRKTYASQEEHDYRFGVFKANLRRAKIHQGLDPTAVHGVTKFSDLTPKEFRRNFLGLKKGLRLPEDAHTAPILPTNDLPTDFDWREKGAVTPVKDQGSCGSCWSFSAAGALEGAHYLATGELVSLSSQQLVDCDHECDPEEYGSCDSGCSGGLMTNAFEYALKAGGLEQEKDYPYTGTDRGTCKFDKSKVVATVSNFSVVSLDEDQIAANLVHNGPLAIGINAVFMQTYVGGVSCPYICAKHRLDHGVLLVGYGSSGFAPIRFKEKPYWIIKNSWGQSWGEEGYYKICRGHNVCGVDSMVSTVAAMHA